Proteins encoded in a region of the Rutidosis leptorrhynchoides isolate AG116_Rl617_1_P2 chromosome 9, CSIRO_AGI_Rlap_v1, whole genome shotgun sequence genome:
- the LOC139867231 gene encoding uncharacterized protein isoform X2 translates to MHNRSKLGLKIVSSLCVVALAEHNRYHPSPSTIVGLLLKKLTAVTTSHHPSHFTTPEVFLTVIQKSDVKDMEIIGLLHILMNLLKLLSSSTSSWSSLISHLKIQIQVVACISVFLATLDSPFLPQLQQVTL, encoded by the exons ATGCACAATCGCTCAAAATTAGGGCTAAAAATTGTATCGTCACTGTGTGTGGTGGCTTTAGCTGAACACAATCGCTACCACCCGTCACCATCCACTATTGTCGGACTGCTGCTGAAAAAGCTCACCGCGGTCACCACCTCCCACCACCCGTCACACTTTACAACGCCTGAGGTGTTTCTTACG GTAATACAGAAGAGTGATGTGAAGGACATGGAGATCATCGGTCTTCTGCATATATTGATGAACTTGCTCAAGCTTCTAAG CAGCAGTACCAGTAGCTGGAGCAGTTTGATTTCGCATCTCAAGATTCAGATTCAAG TTGTCGCCTGCATTTCGGTGTTTTTAGCGACGTTGGATTCTCCGTTTCTGCCGCAACTGCAG CAAGTCACACTTTGA
- the LOC139867231 gene encoding uncharacterized protein isoform X3 gives MHNRSKLGLKIVSSLCVVALAEHNRYHPSPSTIVGLLLKKLTAVTTSHHPSHFTTPEVFLTVIQKSDVKDMEIIGLLHILMNLLKLLSSTSSWSSLISHLKIQIQVVACISVFLATLDSPFLPQLQQVTL, from the exons ATGCACAATCGCTCAAAATTAGGGCTAAAAATTGTATCGTCACTGTGTGTGGTGGCTTTAGCTGAACACAATCGCTACCACCCGTCACCATCCACTATTGTCGGACTGCTGCTGAAAAAGCTCACCGCGGTCACCACCTCCCACCACCCGTCACACTTTACAACGCCTGAGGTGTTTCTTACG GTAATACAGAAGAGTGATGTGAAGGACATGGAGATCATCGGTCTTCTGCATATATTGATGAACTTGCTCAAGCTTCTAAG CAGTACCAGTAGCTGGAGCAGTTTGATTTCGCATCTCAAGATTCAGATTCAAG TTGTCGCCTGCATTTCGGTGTTTTTAGCGACGTTGGATTCTCCGTTTCTGCCGCAACTGCAG CAAGTCACACTTTGA
- the LOC139867231 gene encoding uncharacterized protein isoform X1 — MHNRSKLGLKIVSSLCVVALAEHNRYHPSPSTIVGLLLKKLTAVTTSHHPSHFTTPEVFLTVIQKSDVKDMEIIGLLHILMNLLKLLSSSTSSWSSLISHLKIQIQVVACISVFLATLDSPFLPQLQDPLKLDVVLNFQDYGFHKRFDP; from the exons ATGCACAATCGCTCAAAATTAGGGCTAAAAATTGTATCGTCACTGTGTGTGGTGGCTTTAGCTGAACACAATCGCTACCACCCGTCACCATCCACTATTGTCGGACTGCTGCTGAAAAAGCTCACCGCGGTCACCACCTCCCACCACCCGTCACACTTTACAACGCCTGAGGTGTTTCTTACG GTAATACAGAAGAGTGATGTGAAGGACATGGAGATCATCGGTCTTCTGCATATATTGATGAACTTGCTCAAGCTTCTAAG CAGCAGTACCAGTAGCTGGAGCAGTTTGATTTCGCATCTCAAGATTCAGATTCAAG TTGTCGCCTGCATTTCGGTGTTTTTAGCGACGTTGGATTCTCCGTTTCTGCCGCAACTGCAG GATCCGTTAAAGTTGGATGTTGTTCTAAACTTCCAGGATTATGGTTTTCATAAACGTTTTGACCCATGA